In Mariluticola halotolerans, one DNA window encodes the following:
- the nusG gene encoding transcription termination/antitermination protein NusG → MAKRWYIVQAYSNFERKVAESIREKVAQTKLEELFDDVLVPTEKVVEVRRGRKVDAERKFFPGYVLVKMELTDQTFHLIKNTPKVTGFLGSDNKPMPISEAEAMSILQQVQEGVDRPKPSISFEVGEQVRVSDGPFASFNGLVEEVDEERARLKVEVSIFGRATPVELEYGQVEKL, encoded by the coding sequence ATGGCCAAGCGCTGGTACATCGTCCAGGCCTATTCGAACTTTGAGCGTAAGGTCGCGGAATCGATCCGGGAAAAAGTCGCTCAGACGAAACTGGAAGAATTGTTTGACGACGTGCTGGTGCCGACCGAGAAGGTCGTTGAGGTTCGGCGCGGTCGCAAGGTGGATGCAGAACGGAAGTTCTTTCCCGGCTATGTGCTGGTGAAAATGGAACTGACCGATCAGACATTCCACCTGATCAAGAATACACCGAAAGTGACGGGCTTTCTGGGATCGGACAATAAACCGATGCCGATTTCCGAGGCTGAGGCGATGTCGATCCTGCAGCAGGTGCAGGAAGGCGTTGACCGGCCCAAGCCGTCGATTTCGTTTGAGGTGGGTGAGCAGGTACGCGTCAGTGACGGTCCGTTCGCCAGCTTTAACGGCCTTGTCGAGGAAGTCGACGAGGAGCGTGCGCGCCTCAAGGTAGAAGTTTCCATCT
- the secE gene encoding preprotein translocase subunit SecE yields MARTNPIVFLQQVRSEISKVVWPSRNETLISTIMVLVMVALASLFFLLADQAISWLVQLMLSIR; encoded by the coding sequence ATGGCCCGGACCAACCCGATTGTCTTTCTGCAGCAAGTGCGCTCGGAAATTTCCAAAGTGGTCTGGCCGTCGCGTAACGAGACGCTGATTTCCACGATCATGGTGTTGGTGATGGTTGCCTTGGCTAGTCTGTTTTTTCTTTTGGCTGATCAGGCGATTTCGTGGCTGGTTCAGCTGATGCTGTCGATCCGCTAG
- a CDS encoding TAXI family TRAP transporter solute-binding subunit → MNKTLAHLLVSLGLICVSTSIAQSRGLEVNIMTGSSTGTYIQIGKDIGGLAEHIGRNVTAVESAGSLENIEAVRKRPLTQFGIVQSDVLDFIRTFRQDDVEMSRMARNTRIVFPLYNEEVHIVVRRSSGLNVLADLSGRTVAIGEPNSGTNLTSTFLFEVANVRPQNMLTISSSDGMAQLRTGAIDAFVYVAGAPTKLLADAAASDDLKLLSVSSESVGGYYGTSTIPAGTYPWQKEDVTTAAVRAVLMTFEYDPRRNDYFKQSCQAVTEISYLIKEHLDVLQATGHPKWKQVDLSAIPPGWEVAQCVQTALQEGYRLPVDDSSIVPAAISTPSTGCECSNLLNPVAHRLCLMRICNAE, encoded by the coding sequence ATGAACAAGACGCTCGCGCACCTTTTGGTGTCGCTTGGACTTATTTGTGTTTCCACCAGTATTGCGCAATCCCGGGGCCTGGAGGTCAATATTATGACCGGCAGCTCTACAGGGACCTATATTCAGATCGGCAAGGACATTGGTGGTCTTGCCGAACATATCGGCCGTAATGTTACCGCCGTTGAGTCGGCGGGCTCCCTCGAGAATATCGAGGCCGTGCGCAAACGCCCACTGACACAGTTCGGCATCGTGCAAAGCGACGTGCTGGATTTTATTCGCACCTTTCGGCAGGACGATGTTGAAATGAGCCGGATGGCGCGGAATACCCGCATCGTGTTTCCCCTCTATAATGAAGAAGTTCACATTGTTGTGCGGCGCAGTTCGGGCCTCAATGTGCTGGCCGACCTGTCCGGACGCACCGTTGCAATCGGCGAACCGAATAGCGGCACCAACCTGACGTCGACATTTCTGTTCGAAGTTGCCAATGTCCGCCCACAGAACATGCTAACGATCTCATCGAGCGATGGCATGGCCCAGCTTCGGACCGGTGCAATTGACGCGTTTGTTTATGTTGCCGGCGCGCCCACAAAGCTGCTCGCAGATGCTGCAGCGAGTGATGACCTGAAACTGCTCTCGGTTTCCAGTGAATCGGTCGGTGGCTATTATGGCACCAGCACAATCCCGGCGGGCACCTACCCCTGGCAGAAAGAAGACGTCACCACGGCCGCTGTTCGCGCCGTGTTGATGACATTTGAATACGACCCCCGCCGCAACGACTATTTCAAGCAATCCTGCCAGGCTGTGACCGAAATCAGCTACCTGATCAAGGAACATCTTGATGTGCTGCAGGCCACCGGCCATCCCAAATGGAAACAGGTCGACCTCAGTGCCATTCCGCCGGGCTGGGAAGTGGCGCAATGCGTGCAGACTGCACTGCAGGAGGGCTACAGGCTTCCAGTTGACGATTCAAGCATCGTCCCGGCGGCAATATCGACCCCTTCGACGGGATGTGAATGCTCCAACCTGCTCAACCCGGTGGCGCACCGGCTTTGCCTGATGCGTATTTGTAACGCGGAATAA
- a CDS encoding invasion associated locus B family protein: MSGSFLSRLSIAALVIALVTPGNLPAFAEDNVGPWQKVCTDPGTKNESCVTRQIVTDADGQRGQMLMRLSGDGKLLVLSLRVGLSLRRGWIWSLDAPETNYRKYLLCQSGYCSAHFQMTDDLLTKILQTDTLEVTGFSLKGEPFTVSFDTQALAEALDGPGMSMEEFQRQENQGK; encoded by the coding sequence CTCTCACGTTTGTCGATCGCAGCCCTTGTCATTGCCCTCGTCACGCCGGGTAACTTGCCGGCATTTGCAGAAGACAATGTTGGCCCCTGGCAAAAGGTCTGCACCGATCCGGGAACCAAGAATGAAAGCTGCGTCACCCGGCAGATCGTAACCGACGCCGACGGGCAGCGCGGGCAGATGCTCATGAGACTGTCTGGCGACGGAAAGCTGCTGGTTCTGTCCTTGCGGGTAGGCCTCAGCCTGCGCCGTGGCTGGATCTGGAGCCTTGATGCACCGGAGACCAACTACAGGAAATACCTGCTGTGCCAGTCTGGCTATTGTTCAGCGCACTTCCAGATGACGGATGATCTGCTCACAAAAATTCTCCAGACCGATACGCTCGAGGTGACAGGCTTCAGCCTCAAAGGAGAGCCATTCACCGTGTCCTTTGACACTCAGGCGCTGGCAGAAGCGCTGGACGGCCCGGGCATGAGCATGGAGGAATTCCAGCGTCAGGAAAACCAGGGCAAGTGA